From Primulina huaijiensis isolate GDHJ02 chromosome 15, ASM1229523v2, whole genome shotgun sequence, one genomic window encodes:
- the LOC140958699 gene encoding uncharacterized protein, giving the protein MSEHSSESTTIPQPSSQPTVTRDLQKTTSDSHPVQITTIKLNGDNFLRWSQSVRMYIRGRGKMGYLTGDKKALSEDDPMYATWDAENSMVMTWLVNSMEEEIGTNYMCFPTAYELWENINQMYSDLGNQSQIFELTLKLGELRQGEETVTKYFNSLKRIWQDLDTFDAYEWKNAEDGQHHKKTVEDDRIFKFLAGLNVEFDEVRGRIIGRRPLPSLGEVFSEVRREESRRNVMLGKKGPAATVEGSALASTGLNMRRGAANLRKPEEKPSVWCDYCNRPRHTRETCWKIHGKPANFKGRTGEKTGRAFPTANEAETAASTITKEQLEQLLALIKSNPSSSAPSVSVAHTEPELGEDDWQC; this is encoded by the exons ATGTCAGAACATTCTAGCGAATCCACCACCATTCCTCAGCCTTCCTCACAACCCACAGTGACTAGAGATCTGCAAAAAACAACCTCTGATTCACACCCTGTTCAAATAACCACCATCAAGCTGAACGGCGACAACTTCTTGCGATGGTCTCAGTCGGTGAGAATGTATATCCGGGGCCGAGGAAAGATGGGATATTTAACGGGTGACAAGAAAGCTCTGTCAGAAGATGACCCAATGTATGCTACATGGGATGCCGAAAATTCCATGGTAATGACGTGGCTGGTAAACTCCATGGAAGAGGAGATTGGCACAAATTATATGTGTTTTCCTACGGCATATGAGCTATGGGAAAATATAAATCAGATGTATTCTGATTTAGGGAATCAGTCCCAAATTTTTGAGTTGACTCTCAAACTTGGTGAATTACGGCAAGGAGAAGAAACAGTCACCAAGTACTTCAACTCCTTGAAGAGAATCTGGCAGGACCTTGATACTTTTGATGCTTATGAGTGGAAGAATGCTGAAGATGGACAGCACCACAAGAAAACAGTGGAAGATGATCGTATCTTCAAGTTCTTGGCTGGCCTCAATGTTGAGTTCGACGAGGTGAGGGGGAGAATTATCGGTAGGAGGCCGCTGCCATCCCTTGGCGAAGTCTTCTCTGAAGTGAGGAGGGAGGAGAGCCGGAGGAATGTTATGCTCGGCAAGAAGGGACCTGCTGCTACTGTTGAAGGTTCTGCTCTTGCTTCTACAGGCCTGAACATGCGCAGAGGTGCTGCCAACCTCCGTAAACCAGAGGAGAAACCAAGTGTATGGTGTGACTATTGCAACAGGCCGCGTCACACCCGAGAAACCTGCTGGAAGATTCATGGCAAACCTGCCAACTTCAAGGGCAGAACAGGGGAGAAAACGGGCCGTGCCTTTCCCACTGCAAATGAGGCCGAGACTGCTGCCAGCACCATCACTAAAGAGCAGCTGGAGCAGTTACTAGCACTGATAAAATCTAATCCATCGTCCAGTGCTCCTAGTGTCTCGGTGGCACATACAG AGCCGGAGCTCGGGGAAGACGATTGGCAGTGCTAG